tactttaatttgtatCATCTAAGTTTTGTTTTCTTCGACAACAAATCAAACTGtgactaatatttattcattatctaactgGTGGATTAAATAGGTTTCTACTCATAGTATTGTGCCTGAAGGTACTCCTATTATGTGGGACTTGTAACAGAACTAGTGAGTGGTGTAAGTTActtgtatataatatacctatataagtatACATTTTTCTTCCAATTCTGGTATTAAAAGGAAATGCATGCACTTGGCTTGGTGAGGtcccttaataaaaaaaatatttgccccttttttcttttttttaaggaggtaaATCATCAAGTGGCTTTTCCCACCCTGCTTCTCAAGTATTGAAGATGCTATAACAGGAAGCCCATGTTTGGGAGCTTTTACGACAATAATAGGAAGATTTAATTTTCCTATagttgctgccaactttttAACACATGCTTTGTGCGAAAAATAAGGAAAGGATTATTTGGgtttttgtaatttctgaaatgaaataaaaaattgagaagtttttattttttgcttacacATGTTGGGAGCCCCCGTGACCCAGGGGCTCTGTATAATCGATGCGGTAGATACGGCGCTAGTCACGCCCCTGGCACACACATAATATCTCTGACTGCAtctaataacattaatagcatttgtatataaaaaaaaaactggccaagtgcaagtcagactcgcccatgaagggttctgtagcagcaagtagatgaatAACTTGGTTTTAACAACAAAGTTGTATAtgcggaaatatattatttcttaaaaacgaaTAATGATATCTTATtcaaaaccaattttcgttgaaatgaAAAGTATATACtgtatatatacttttttttagttttttctaattgatactaatttttccactttaaaggcgtctatctttcaaacaactgattttgacgaaaaatggttttaggaaccttatgTCTTTATTTAaccctatccatagacacccatcagatataggttagctgaaaaaaaatgtagtaagtgtagagtttaatttttaaatttattatattttataaaaaaaatcgattagcagttaccagaatacatcaacctacaaagtttcaactaggTTAaggtaggcccaacagtttcggaaataaatggctgtgacatacggacggacgcaCAGACAAACATGCGAATCTATTAGggtccgttttttgccatttggctacccTAATAAGGAAGTTCACATGTACAGCAACAGTGTTCTTGGTCGTGTAAAGCCAGTACGAGCTGCTACTTGTGGATCTAATTTGGCACTTTCTATAGAATATAGTTGGTATAGTCGACTCTTGTTGTCTCGAAACTCCAAATATTTCGAATGACCGTTCGAAATATGTCCAAAATTTAAACTTGCTACAAAACGTTGGTACTGAGCTCTGCAAGTTCTGAGCCCTTCCGTTCGTTTCTCTCTGCAACTTGGAATTGTTGAGAGTTCGAGCCATTTGGTTATGTAGAATTGACTTTTTCGTGCGAATTACCtagtgtataaaaatgtattgatttatttagaaaattagagtttaatggtcaaatactcaaacgttagTCAATTTTAAGAagctctcaagaatagttctgtcattACGCTTTCTTTATAATAGACAGAGTGggaacgatatttaagtaccacttaaaattgagtagagTTTCAGTATTAGATAGTTTGAATGTTGTATAACCAGCAGACGAGAGAGCGAGATGGGCGTGGAGCGGGAAGTGAACGGCGTGCGCGTGGCGGCCGTGGGCGAGATCAACAGCGCGCACTACGACGCGCTCGTGCTGGTGACGGCGCCCGGCCTGGTGCCGCCGCAGGCGCTCGAGGACTTCGTGGCGGCCGCGCGCCAGCTGGACGCCGAGCTGGAGCGCGCGCCCGCGCTGCTGCAGTGCGCGCGCGTGTCGGGCGCCCGCCTCGTGCTGGCGCCCACGGGCGCGCTGGGCGAGTACGAGGACGTGCGCGCCGTGCGCGACGCGGCGCGCGCCGGCATGGCGCGGGCGCTGGCGGCGGGCGCGCGCCGCCCCGCGCTGGTGCTGCAGCCGCTGCAGCGCTGGCCGGACGCGCCGCTCGTGGCGCTGCTGGCCGCGCTCGAGCACCTCTACGTCGTGAGTACCGAATTgcctcattttatttaatatcgcTCGTAGTTAGTCGAATGACTATTCTATAAGTGGTCGTATAAAGTGGCCGGGGACTGAATATTGctgaagtaaatattaatgtaccGGACAGCCGCTGCAAGTCCGGGAGACATTTCCTGAGCTCGCGCACAAGGTGACGGCACTGGGCGTGTACGCGGAGGGGCTGCAGGGCTCCGTCGACGACCTGCTGCGGGAGGCCGTGGCGCTGGAGGTGGCCAGGTGAGGCCGCGcaataatattatgcaatgtaGTTTTACCCACGCCTTAGTTCGCGCTATATGGAATACACACTTTAGTTTTATGTGTTTTCAGTGCTGGTATccgaaaaatattgaatttcatTGAGTTTTCTTAAGGGGAGGAGGGGGACTTTATATTTTTCAGCTTTTGCGTGTGATATAGTAGAATGATCGGTCGCTAACCGCACCGCACGGTCGTGTCGCAGGGCCGCGGCGCGCGACATCGGCGGCGCCGACCCCGAGCGCATGACGCCGCTGCGCACGGCGGAGTACGTGCGCGCGCTGTTCGGGCCGACGTCGGCGGTGCGCGTGCGCGTCATGGACGAGCGCGCGCAGCTGGAGCAGCACTACCCGCTGCTGGCCGCCGTggaccgcgccgccgccgccgtgcCGCGCCACCGCGGTGGGTAGTGCCCGCccgcgcgcccccgcgcccccgcgccggCTGACCTTTATGCTTGTGTTGCAGGGTGCGTCATCTTCCTGGAATACGAGCCCGACAGCTACGAGCGCACCGTGATGCTGGTGGGGAAGGTAAGGCAGGGTGTCtggtgtgtgtgcgtgtgtgtgtgtgtgtgtgtagcaGTGTAATGACGCGGCGTGCGTTGGTCCGCAGGGCGTGACGTACGACACGGGCGGCTGCGACATCAAGGCGGGCGGCGTCATGGCGGGCATGTCGCGCGACAAGTGCGGCGCCGCCGCTGTCGTCGGCTTCCTTAAGGTCAGTTAGCTCGTAGGGTAATGGATGGAGTTGAAGGATCTTACTTACTAATTGTTCCACTTCCTGGCAGCCGATTCACTCGAAATGTAGTATTATCCATGAATACGCCTCAAACGACGATCATTTCTCACGTCAACTTCCAACACAAATTCTTACGTTAACCTTTCCTAATAgatacaatttttgtttttgcgGGAGGCTATCATTAAATTAGTTCTCGTGAATATTGTCGGCTATGATGACGTCGTGCGTTGGTCTACTTATCGATTCGTCCGCGGGACATGCAATGAACAACGTTGTGGGTGCAGGCGTGCGACGAGCTGCGGCCGGCGCTGAAGGTGGTGGCGTCGCTGGGCATGGTGCGCAACTCCGTGGGCGAGGAGGCGTACGTGGCGGACGAGCTGCTGCGCAGCCGGCGCGGGCTGGCCGTGCGCGTGGGCAACACGGACGCCGAGGGCCGGCTCGTCATGGCCGACCTGCTGGCCGAGCTGGCGGACCGCGCGGGCGCCGAGCGCGCGCCCATGCTGTACACCGTGGCCACGCTGACGGGGCACGCCGTGCGCGCGTACGGGCGCGGCTACACGGCCGTGCTGGACGGCCACGCGGCGCGCGCGGCCGGCCACGCCGGGGCCTTCCGCGCCGCGGCCGAGCGGCTGGGCGACATGGTGGAGGTGTCGGTGCTGCGGCGCGAGGACCTGGCGGCGCACGCGGGCCGCGGCCGCGACCAGCTGCAGCAGGCCGAGAGCGCGGCGTCCGTGGCGCTGCCGCGCGGCCACCAGGGCCCGGCCGCCTTCCTGCTGCTGGCGGCGGGGCTGGCGGAGCGCGCGCTGCCCTACGCGCACCTGGACGTGGCGGCCAGCGCCGGGGACCTGCCCGACGACCCCACGGCGGCGCCGCTGCTGGGGCTGGCCGCCTACTACGGCCTGGTCGCCAAGCGCTAGCACGCGCGCTGCGTGCCTGGACCGTTCCGGAACGTTCCAAAGAGAGCGTGGAGTACATCGTTGCATAATAACCGATCACAATATATTtttggattatttttaaatataaacatgtttaGT
Above is a genomic segment from Spodoptera frugiperda isolate SF20-4 unplaced genomic scaffold, AGI-APGP_CSIRO_Sfru_2.0 tig00000467_1, whole genome shotgun sequence containing:
- the LOC126912976 gene encoding putative aminopeptidase W07G4.4, with the translated sequence MGVEREVNGVRVAAVGEINSAHYDALVLVTAPGLVPPQALEDFVAAARQLDAELERAPALLQCARVSGARLVLAPTGALGEYEDVRAVRDAARAGMARALAAGARRPALVLQPLQRWPDAPLVALLAALEHLYVPLQVRETFPELAHKVTALGVYAEGLQGSVDDLLREAVALEVARAAARDIGGADPERMTPLRTAEYVRALFGPTSAVRVRVMDERAQLEQHYPLLAAVDRAAAAVPRHRGCVIFLEYEPDSYERTVMLVGKGVTYDTGGCDIKAGGVMAGMSRDKCGAAAVVGFLKACDELRPALKVVASLGMVRNSVGEEAYVADELLRSRRGLAVRVGNTDAEGRLVMADLLAELADRAGAERAPMLYTVATLTGHAVRAYGRGYTAVLDGHAARAAGHAGAFRAAAERLGDMVEVSVLRREDLAAHAGRGRDQLQQAESAASVALPRGHQGPAAFLLLAAGLAERALPYAHLDVAASAGDLPDDPTAAPLLGLAAYYGLVAKR